The stretch of DNA ATCCGTATGGAATCAGCTCTGAAGCAGCTCTCGAGATCATCTCCACAGCAATAAAGACTTGGCCAATCAATATTTTGCCCTCCACAAGCAGCTCTTCGGAAGACAGAAacaactcctccttcatcaCTCCCTCTGCACTATACTCACCTTTTCGGCGGCGGAAAGAGAAGATCCGGGCTTGGGGACACACATGTCGAAGCAGTTTTCGGTCATCTTGGTgacaagctgctgggcGTTGGCCACAGCAAGCTCGgcggcaatctccttcttgatgttATCCTTGAGGGCGGCAGAcatggttgtgtgtgtgtattgGTGATGCTGGCACTGCCAAAAATATGAGATGTGTGATCCAACGTAATTTTCAGAACCCTAACCCGGA from Yarrowia lipolytica chromosome 1D, complete sequence encodes:
- a CDS encoding uncharacterized protein (Compare to YALI0D06908g, similar to uniprot|P53299 Saccharomyces cerevisiae YGR181W TIM13 Mitochondrial intermembrane space protein, forms a complex with TIm8p that mediates import and insertion of a subset of polytopic inner membrane proteins, similar to Saccharomyces cerevisiae TIM13 (YGR181W); ancestral locus Anc_5.188), whose protein sequence is MSAALKDNIKKEIAAELAVANAQQLVTKMTENCFDMCVPKPGSSLSAAEKNCTAQCAQKYIMAWNLVSRVYITKLQQSGQR